A single Nicotiana tabacum cultivar K326 chromosome 5, ASM71507v2, whole genome shotgun sequence DNA region contains:
- the LOC107812733 gene encoding B3 domain-containing protein REM17-like isoform X2 encodes MLVFRHDGNMEFEVVIFDSSHCDREYAENLQEEEEEEEEGRGGEEEQGEEANFGQSLFECTVRSYWVSNGYLFLPKQFALANSLTNKNCGLIIRDESQRPWNLRLATYRSRVCIVGRWKEFIVANDLKVGECIMFEVVNNGEKPIWQFHVKPNPIIMSSRKAFPNEESANHSPSGQSLLLLTVKPYFLTKGYLRLPMQFARANGLTNKNCGLIISDETQRRWNLRLATYGSQVCIVGGWNEFHAANDLKVGDCIMFEVVTNGDKPIRKFYGKPNPSMKSSSKAFPYAGTDTHKPFSRSHFVCTVRPYYLSNDLLYIPKQFALANGLTNKKCDLIIRDELQRSWNVRLCSFGNSVFIRGGWHEFRNAKCLKEGDCIMFELVTNGNRPILKFNGKISGEDTNVIQGISEQ; translated from the exons AGTTTGAGGTTGTCATCTTTGATTCAAGTCACTGTGACAGAGAATATGCAGAGAATctgcaagaagaagaagaagaagaggaggaaggaCGAGGAGGGGAAGAGGAACAAGGAGAAGAAGCTAATTTTGGTCAATCTCTTTTTGAATGCACAGTTAGATCCTATTGGGTTTCCAATGGTTACTTG TTCCTTCCTAAGCAATTTGCGTTGGCAAACAGTCTCACCAACAAGAATTGTGGTTTGATTATTAGAGACGAAAGTCAAAGGCCATGGAATTTAAGGCTAGCTACCTATCGTTCTCGAGTCTGTATTGTAGGCAGATGGAAAGAATTCATTGTTGCAAACGACTTAAAGGTGGGAGAGTGCATAATGTTTGAGGTTGTTAATAATGGAGAAAAACCAATATGGCAATTTCATG TCAAACCAAATCCCATCATCATGTCATCAAGAAAGGCTTTTCCCAATGAAGAATCTGCTAATCACAGCCCTTCTGGTCAATCTCTTCTTTTGCTCACTGTTAAACCGTATTTCCTTACAAAGGGTTACCTG CGCCTTCCTATGCAATTTGCACGGGCAAACGGTCTCACCAACAAGAATTGTGGTTTGATTATTAGCGATGAAACACAAAGGCGATGGAATTTAAGGCTAGCTACCTATGGTTCTCAAGTTTGTATTGTAGGTGGATGGAATGAATTCCATGCTGCAAATGACTTAAAGGTGGGCGATTGCATTATGTTTGAGGTTGTTACTAATGGAGATAAACCAATAAGGAAATTTTATG GCAAACCAAACCCCAGCATGAAGTCATCAAGCAAGGCATTTCCCTATGCAGGAACTGACACTCACAAGCCTTTTAGTCGATCTCATTTTGTATGCACTGTTAGACCCTACTACCTCTCAAATGATCTCTTG TACATTCCCAAACAATTTGCACTTGCAAATGGTCTCACCAACAAGAAATGCGACTTGATTATTAGAGATGAATTACAAAGGTCTTGGAACGTTAGGTTATGTTCTTTTGGCAATAGTGTATTTATCAGAGGTGGATGGCATGAATTCCGTAATGCAAAGTGCTTAAAGGAAGGAGATTGCATAATGTTTGAGCTTGTTACTAATGGGAACAGACCGATATTGAAATTTAATG